The region AGGTGACGGTCACGGGGGTCCTTCGTTGGTGTGCTGGGGGTGTGCCGCCCGGCGGACGGTGCTGCGTCGGCGCGGTCAGGGGGTCCGGGGCCGGGCGTGCTGCGCGTGGAGCCGCCGCAGCAGGTCGACAAGGACCCGGCTGGCCTCGGAGCCGGGTTCGATGAAGGTGTAGTGGCCGATATCGGGCAGGCTGATCAGCTCCGCGTCGTGGTGTGCCGCCGCGTAGGTGTGGAACTGGTCGTGCGGCAGCTCCTCGTCGGCTGCGCCGTGCAGGATGACGGTGGGGACGCCAGTGGTGCCCTTGGGGGTGACCAGGGTCAGTGGGTCCACCAGGGGCAGCCGGGCGTCCGCCGTCCCCGCGCCGCCGAGGAGTTGGAGCGCGGCGCCGTCGCTGAGATCGTCGCGGATCGCCCCGGCGAGGTCGGTGATGGGACCGAAACCGACCACGGCCGCGGGCAGCGTCGTGCTGTGCCAGGGGGAGTCGGGGGGCAGGAGGCCGCGGGCCGCGGCCCACAGCGCGAGGTGGCCGCCCGAGCAGTGCCCGGCCAGCACGAAAGGCCGGCCCTCGGTGAGCGT is a window of Kitasatospora kifunensis DNA encoding:
- a CDS encoding alpha/beta hydrolase family protein translates to MSRTPSPFALEEERRVLGQKPVMAPVHGSYGPHPHQVYDMWPAQAPDAPLVMLLHGGYWRYDRMHLTPFAAHLARQGISTILPGFRRSGGAGGYPATFDDIALAIDTLTEGRPFVLAGHCSGGHLALWAAARGLLPPDSPWHSTTLPAAVVGFGPITDLAGAIRDDLSDGAALQLLGGAGTADARLPLVDPLTLVTPKGTTGVPTVILHGAADEELPHDQFHTYAAAHHDAELISLPDIGHYTFIEPGSEASRVLVDLLRRLHAQHARPRTP